AACGGCTTGCCGAACAGATCAAGGAAGAGCTCAGCCTGATAATCGGCGGCGAAGTCGAGGACCCCAGAGTTGGCTTTGTCACGGTCACCGGCGCAAAGCTGACCGCGGATTTGCGAACCGCGAAAGTTTACGTAAGCGTGCTCGGCAACGAAAAAGAAGTGAAGGGATCACTGGCGGCCCTCAGACATGCTAGCGGGTTCATCCGGGCCCAGCTTGGCGCGGTGCTCAGAATGCGACACACGCCTGAGTTGCACTTCGTATACGACGACGCTGACGTGAGGGCCGCGAGAATAGAAGAGTTACTCAGCGAGGAGGCAGCCAAGGCGCGGGAGCAAGGACAGAGTATGGCCGATCAGGAGGCTTCTGAATCCAGCTACGCCGACGGAGGCAGTTGATCCGGTTTAGAGCCTATGGTTCCGATCA
This DNA window, taken from Acidobacteriota bacterium, encodes the following:
- the rbfA gene encoding 30S ribosome-binding factor RbfA; translation: MPGRRPERLAEQIKEELSLIIGGEVEDPRVGFVTVTGAKLTADLRTAKVYVSVLGNEKEVKGSLAALRHASGFIRAQLGAVLRMRHTPELHFVYDDADVRAARIEELLSEEAAKAREQGQSMADQEASESSYADGGS